AACTCTTGTTGATCGGtatgtaactatatatatatatagtttcaatTTATATCGCTAACAAATAATGTGTATGTGTTAGGTCCAAATTCCAATGGGGACAATCAATATGAAATAGTTACGGACCCGCCATCGTATTGGGAGATCTCACCAGGAAAGAAAATAGCACTGCAATTCAATAATTCGTACCAGCCATTTGGACTGGGCGTCGAAAAATTCAGACGAAGTTGCGGCAAGTTAATTAGGACCAGGTCATTCGTCCATATGCGAGACGAATGGGGGAATGTAGACCCTAGCAGGAGGCAGTGTCTATGGGAGGCGTTGATGGTATGTCGTATCTGTAACACATTATTAatctatatttatttgtttgtttgatttttacttttttgtttttgttttttgtatttttttttaatatttctagaATTTAATATGTCAAATTATAACAccctagattttaagatataaaatattatatcttaaaatagaatttatgacctaataataaggtaaaaTGATAAATacgaatatttatgaaaataaatattcattgattaaaaagcgtttatagtttcagtttaataaaagtttaaatagatcttaaactttggaatgacaaaaatagggtcaaacaaactctgtTTTGAtcaattcaaaagccagaacgctcgtctcgTAGTCCTCTAGCTAtcctccgaatttcataatttttggactccgttAAGGGTACAAAACCACCCATGAAACATACTACTCTTAAATAGGacgaaaattaatatataacattgtGAGCCCATTTTATTCCCACATGACCCAGCCCAACCCCTCATCCACGTACAACCCTTCTTCCACTTATCCTTCTCTGATTTTTACCAAAGCTAATGATTTCTTCATGACTCACTGGACAACACGACACACCTAGGTGAGCTGAACCTTCTCTCAACCATTAGATGTATCTGAGCCTAAGTGATCCAAGCCATTGGTTTGTAAATAAATAGAGGTACAACCCCTTTCATTCTTCATGCATTCTCTCTGCAGAAATTCTACAGAAACTCCTTCTCCCTCTGCTCATCTCTCTGGATAGCAACTTAATACTGTTCTTAGAGAGATTACACAGCAGAatttccatctctctctcactctctctctctctctctcggttaaactaatagaagaagaagaaagtagcCTCAAACCTCTTTTTCTCCCACCTTTGGTCAGAACAGAAAACAGAGGAAGAATCCTCTCTGTAATTCTGTTCTAGACCAGCAGcagatctcttcttcttctccatctcGAGACAGCAACTGCAGGTAAGAATCCTCTCTTTTGGATTCtagtttctcttctcttctctctctgtctctcttggGTACctgctgtgtgtgtgtgtcagtgaagaaaagaataaaagagagaaaggtatagataagaaagaaaagagtagaagaggaaaagataagataaggaaaagaaataaaagacaaaagaaaaaggacctctctctctctctctctctctacgtgtgtcccaaaaggaaaagaatcatgtgtgttacatatatatttatataccagattttatgtaatatatatgtgtatttaattaattgatgaaagaaaagaaataatggaTAAAAGTGAAAAAGGGCAATTTTAATGTAAAAAGATATTTAGTGTCAAATAAAGCTTTGTTTTAAAGcttgtgattttatgagttttaataaGTACTAATGTTTTAATGTTATGTTTTTAAACAGGGCTTTTCAAAACGGggtaataatttataaaacacgcCGTTGTGATGCCTGAGTaaaaagtcaatattttataaaagtgtCGTTGCGCCGCCCAATTGTTGTAAAAGTAATATTAcgcattattaatattaatgctgttattctgctcaattttatagaatataaaattagaatttttttataactgtgataaattagttatattaactgttatatctatttttataaaaataggatATTATACTtatgttatttatatatatggctGTTATATAAATAGCCGTTATGATTATAGATGTTTTTAAGACGATCCTTATGTAAATAACcattataaatgaaaaatggtattttggtcattgaataataaatgttataatgtccacatgaaatatgtgacaTTATAATTAAACCGTTTTATACGCCGTTACTATGTCTAAATGATGTTAGAGATTATGTTAAGATTTAAGggttaaaaatgaaaacagagTTAATATAAGTTTATTAGTAGATTGTACTGATTCACTATTATTGgtgttaaattatattgcagttaatatttgtgtgaacacttttctgaagcaaagaaataactgtgagtatttcttactcattgGGGATACGTGGTGgtctttgatgatgttttgaattcTGGTTTCTTTAATTGTATACAAGTTGTTTGACATTTTGTTTGAAACCATGTATATTTTATTGTCATGAATGGTGAACATGTTGATAAACTGTCATTGCATATTTACCGTGAGAAGATATGAACTTGTTAATAAAAAGACCAAGGGTTGACGTCCTAAGGCACTAATGGATCATAGACTGCGGGCTAGAGTCCTAAGGCATCAATCAATCTTTGAAGACCGAAGGTTAATGTGCCATGGCAAAAGACCGACGGTTGGAGTCCCAAGGCAGTGCTGATCCAGACCATAGGTTCAAATAAGACCAAAGGCGGTTAGAGTCCTTAAGTATTGATCAGTAATCATCAATAATGGTAAGACCAAGGTCAGATTCCTCTGGCACTAATCAGGACTAAGACCGATGGCTTAAGTCCTGAGGCAATATGTAAGAATAAGACTCGAGGTTAAAGTCCTAAGGCAAAGACTAAGATTATGCAtacatataactgtcatcataatATTGTGTGgtgtacttttaaatgatttagtatttcattatgttattgGAGATAGTTGACTCACTATTCCGACAATATGGGATTGCTGTGTTAACCATAATCACATACGAGTTTTTGCAGGATGGAAGGAACGATGCAACTAATAGCATTTATGTTTAAGGCTAAgacttttaatatgtaatatttgattCGTAGGATAAAACAATGGTTATTTATtgagtgccgcatgtggcacatatgttattgctttAAGTGTATTTATGGTATTAAAACTTATggttcatattttaatataatgaggtaattcagtcagctctatcGTGTTATGTTTCctagtttttaaagaaaaaaaaatattctactGCCAATTATTTAACTTTGATGACGTCATAATGAcatgtgaaaattgaaattttcacttacgcttttttgtaaaaagtgggTCGTTACACAAATTTTATATTGTGCAGACAGAGTACTACATCTCACCTCGATTTGATGCCAATGAAGTAAAAAGGGAAGTCTTCAAGGACATCAGCCAAAAGATGCGGACTTGGAGatgccaacaaaagaaaaagcttgaaaTTCGGGTGAAACACTCAAGATGGTACGGACCAGAGTAGGGGACAAGACTTTCACGGGGTGGGACCCCAAAGACATGGCGAAGTTATTGGCCATATGGTGTGATGAGGCATGGCAGGTGCGTGGGTTATAATCGAGTCCTTACGGCTGTTAGTTCAGGgagcttttttatatatatgtatatatatatatatatattccccatttttttaaaagcaaaataaggcaaaaatttAGTTGATTGTTGAGCAGAAACGGAAAATAAACGTTTTTGAAACACCAAAGAGATAATTAAGCATTGAACCTTATGtgagatgatttatttgattttagcaGAGATTGCTGCTAATTTTTCTATTAATgcttttataattagaatctgATGTgggatttattttctctttatatttttcatttttaactaCCCCTATGGGAACAGATATTtcaacatgttttaatttacagagattaaattaaaattaaggatcttatgttataatttatttgaatatttttttttttccatttattcgATTTACTATGGCCATTTTTTAAAgtgatttttcatcttttttttttttttgaacaatgaTTTTTCATCcttcaaaagcaaaagaaggcataatttatttgattgttgtgcaaaaaatgaatataaattcttttaaaacaccgaagaaataattaagcattaaacGTGATGtgggatttatttgattgcgttaaatgttgagtgaaatattttgttttattttgtattcataaaaaGAATACCCGTTCCTCACTAAGAGAAAGAGCTTCCTTTGCAAGCCAGTGCGCAGGCCCATTAGCGAGACGCCTCGTATGAGTGACCTTCTACTGTTGGAGACAACTGGAGACCCGTCGAGTTTGCTCAATCAGATAGCCATATTTACTTAAGTTCCTATCTTCTTTCCACAAAGCCTGCACCACCTGGAGAGTGTCACCTTCCAGCCCCACCTGTTGGTGGCCCAACTCTCTACAAAAATTAGCTGCTCTCAATGTTGCTAGAGCTTCTGCTATACAAGGAATATTGATGATATGACCCTATGGAGCAGACAAGGTAGCTAAAATTTCGCCCTTGCAATCACGGATgataactgttggggataaattccactcaacccgatccaaggaggagatagacatttagcaactacttcagggaaattaggtatcagttatctcagtaaattgggataggactctaattagcccaagtatagtttgatcagtagtcctatctttggtagaattgggataggacttatggtccaatcaaataagaagaatgatcagatcagaagtctaagaagatatcagattagaagtctaataaaatatcagagtccaattagaactctgacatcaattctagatctctattagaactctgacagcagttctagatcgacaagaagcaggaattctaatccagctttgactccacctctttgcctataaataggcccataccccaagTATAAACTCAACTTTATGCATAgaatattattttctcacagaagctaacttaggcatcggagcgggatccCCGGAAGTgtccctagtttttgttgttttgcagaattattgagaagcgtgaagaataTTAGAAGAGCGttcagattcacaccataccggaaactgtaccaacaataactatatatatatgatacccATCTTTCTTGTATGCCTATCCACATCTGCATCCCAATTGACCTTGATAGAATCTCCGATCGGAGCTTGCCATTTGAGATACATAATATGATCTACTGTTGCCTTTGTCTTCAGACGAGAGTTTGCATTACGAAAAGCTCAAGGGAGTTTATAGCATTTGTAACAAGTAGGGAAGGGTGGCTGGGAGTTCCTCCGAAAACAACCACGTTCCGACGTAGCCATAGTTTTCAAGCCACAAACAACACAAACTCCACTTCGTTATGCTCCAATTACTTAAAAACCCATAATGAATACAAACCCATATATATGTTACATATAGTTGTACGACAAAAAtttgtagcaaaaaaaaaaatgtagaacaAATATCCAACGTTGTTAGTGTGATTTTATATCTACATGTACAACTTTATTATGTTCTCACTTTTCAGGCATACTATTGTTTGaagtaaagattttttttttttttcggtgatTTTGTTGAAGTTGTTTATTTTGGGGTTTCTATTTCATCTAAAATTTCATTGCCCAGAtgtttctttatattttatgtatACATTTTTCATGGTtgtaaattgattatttttatgtttgtttctcGAGAAAGTTTCTTTGTACCACACACTAATTTGAATCTAGTTTTGGAATAAGATATGAATATGTTtctgttttgtttgtgaaatttttggttgagttgTTCTTCATTTAGAAGAGTTTTTTcaggttttgaaagaaaaataaagaaaaaatttattttatcgtTGTgtagaaaaggaagagaaattcTTTCTGAAACAGTAAAGATATAATTAAGCAATGAACCTgatgtgagaggatttatttgattgcattaaatgttgaatgaacgattttgttttattttgtatttataaaaaaaaaaaattgtttattatgctctatatttttttcaatgctCGGAATCATATGCATGGGTTTTACttatattgaaatataataagcATCACACCAACGATATCAAAGATTCTtactaattttttcaatgtgtTGTTTACTCggttttttatacatttttggGAAGTGCTTTTTCatcttttgaaagcaaaataagcaaaaatttatttgattgttgtgcaaaaaagaaatagaaactaTTTCAGAACACTAAATAGATAATTAAGCATTGAACCTGATGTGAGAgaatttgtttaattgttttaaatgttgagtgaaggattttgtattattttgcattcataaaaaagattttgtttattttgctctgttttttttttttttttttttttttttttttattttaaattttcatatttatatgagttttatttatattaaaatataataggtatcataTCAACAATATCAGAGAGAAGgagggagcagatctgctcctTCCTCCTCTCCATTTCCCTTTCTACTCCCCACTCCTACCCTCTCCCTCccattatgatttttttcttttctttgtaggTGTTCTCCCCCCAGATCAGCATTTTTGGCATCTTCGCTATGCATCCATCCATCTACCTCCGTGCTGTTCCGTTCATCTCCTATCTGGCCACTGCAGCTGTTTGctagttgtgtttttgctttgaataagagttttcttctctttagatttTCCTTCATGGGCAATCTATGGGATAAAGGTTAGTCAGGTGTAagaggttatctctcacggcctggaTTGttcggtgtgaggggttatctcttacggctggtttaaataaatatttctaTGATATTTGCctaccattgtcttagatctagtctgctcggaGCAAATatactctttaactatttttgtacatgggttagcggaagatgaaagtcatagataacacttcattgtaagaattttgtttgcatctatgactatgtaacctcatataTGTtgctatattttttaattcatttgaatgttttatgagatttcttttttgtttgtgtgaTTTACTCGGATTTTCAGGCATTTTTTGCAGTCGCTTTTTCTACTTTTATGGAACATAAATACCttcaaaacaccaaataaataattaagcatTGAACTTTAGGTGAgaagatttatttgattgcatttttttgaacaaatagcaaaGACAAAAACAAGAGGTTCGAGACTCCCTACACCCTAAGCTAGATAAATCTGACTTGAACAGCAACCTAAACAATACATAGTCATTACAAGGACAACAATGAGtcactctttacatttaagcacaatcaacaaataaaatatggcagatctagcacctaagccaacaaatagtccagtaaCATTTAAACATCACAGACGCAAactgtgaaaagaaaagaaaagaaaaaaacaacataaaacaccCTAAACAGAAGCCAAAATCGGGACCGGAATCGGGTGACGCCGTCGACGGCGCATTTCCACCAGAGACCTCCTCTACAGCAGAAATAAGCCGGAAGACCTCGGATCCACCGAAAAACTCCCAACCGCGCTCTAGAAGACAAGCCGTGACCCACATGCGTCAGTCCAGGGAGTGACCTCCCTGGCGCGTGTAGGCCACGCGCCAAGCATGGAGAACTGGCACGACCGTGGCTGGAAGCTGCTGGACCGGAAGAAGCGGGCGGTGGAGAGGCGCATGTCTTGGAAAATCCAGCCGAAGTGAGCAGATCTAACTCCAAagaaagaaaccaaaacaaagaaaaaccagGTCAAAAACTCTGTCGGAAAACACACTAGAAAGTTGCTCCCCAACCCAAATCCCGTGAAGTCTTCTGCCGGGGAACATCAACCACTACCGGATCTAACTAGGGGAACAAAAACTCCAAAGTCCTAAAGGCTGGAGGACACCAAAAACTCCATTGGCTCTAACCAGGGAGGAGCAACAAGTCTTGATGGAATAGTTCAGtcaaacaacaacataaaacataaagtctttattttccaaaaattctTTCTTTGGCCTTCCTTGTTCAATCTCTCATGATCCTCCAACTTTCCTTCCTATTCGTTAGCCTTGCATTTCATATTTTCAGTTGATCAATTTCCCAATCGGCATCTTCCACTAGAAAAGCCTATGTTTATATGGCCGaaatagaaatttagatttGTATGTTGAGAGGAATGTATCAACCCAAAGTTGACTATGTAGCAGAACAAACGAAATAATCGGGATACTAGCCGAAGTGATGACAACAACCGGAGCCCATGCCCTTGAACTTGTGTACACCAAAAAGAAAGTTGCGCTGAAGGCTACCATCATGCCCGCCATGGAGATGAAGAGTGTAGCAAGTCCAATCATCAACTTTGAAGGTAATGACTTTAAGAAATCATCTTCTGTGTAGCGTGACATGAGAATTGACAAGAATATTACTATTGAAGTCGAAGAGGAACACAGTGTTATTGCATCTGATATGAAAAATACCATAAACCAGTTACTTCTCACAAAAACAGGAGTCCCTGTTTCTTGATTGCTGACACCTGCTACAGTGAAGGCTGCAACAAAAATCACAATGGCAATCAATGTTGCCACGAGCATGCAATACTTTGACGTGTCCTTCATCCACTTTTCACCATCTTTCTGCAAATTTTTATGTGCCTTTCTAAATATCTCCTTAGGTGTTTGGCCTTTCGAATTCTTCCTGTTCACGTATGACCGCGGCACAATCTTTTCTATCTCCTACAGTTGACCAAGTATAAATTGATAGGTATCAGTTGAACCATTATATATGcaaccagaagaaaaaaaaaaaattatcactcaCCTTAAACCACAACAACTCCCGTTGCATTTGAAGAGCTGCTCCTGATACGATATTTAGTCGATCTGAAGGTGCCAATTTTCCAGCTAAATGCAACATGTTCTCTTTGGTTTTTAAAGTAGCATAGGATGCAAGACTATCCTTGTCAGCACCTATCTCAAATATTAGATTGAACACACTCTCGTGCCGATATAAAATAGCAATGTGAAAtatactcattttatttttgttttgttgccaTATAAGGTCAGGATAAGAGCGTGCAAGTATAATTAGAAATTCAACATTTCCAACTTTTGcagcttcaaaaattaaagccatATTATAGTTGACCAAGTTTGATGAGAACTGTTTGTCTGGAATTCCAACCTTTTTCCAAAGTTCTTCAACTAATTGATGGGCTAATGTCTTCATCAAAGCTTTGTTATAGATCCCTTTGAACCCTatggttgaaaaaaataatctatTCAAAACTCAGAGATAGTTTGGTAATAAAGAAATATTCAATTTGTATAGTTATTTTACCAATATCCATAATAAGAAACTATATTGAAagctttataaaataaaaatgcaaagataaCTAAAGCATTAGATGCGGGTACTTGCATCCTAATTATTGCCTTCTTACgtgatgtaggacggaatttactaatattttcggtgaaaacgaaaatagaaaaaatgtcaaaaataaaattggagttACGTCGTTTGATTAGAAATTTACCTATTCTTAGACaatagaaatataaaaggaaagatTTGATCGTCAAGccaggatttttattttattttcttatttacaattaagactttatttcctttacttactatgattagatttgctttatttatttcttttactttttgggATTAGATTTACTATTACTACTAGGAAtaggtttactattgctactaggaatatgtttactattactactaggattaggtttactttctctacaagtatttctcttctataaatatgcttacttattatgtaaaactcaatcaattgaattattatcaaataagataattctctctcaaatactttgTGGAGTTTTATATTTCTTTAGCCTGatggcttgttttatctttttaggtagaagacgaagacgcttctcttTATAGAATCAAAGATGCTActatttgattagttaccttagtcttccgctacgtcattAAGATAAGTTTTGTCTTTGCATAAACAGACACTTTAAAGcttctttcttttgaatttaAGTAAACAAAAATGCTAGCTTTTTCCAACATAGGAAAACATTACTCCCCATGGTCATGTTCTTGTGTGTGTATAAAAGAAACACTtgtagagaaagagaaagatataGGTATTTTTAGCTAATATCGCTCAATTTTCATCTCCAGGAGATTAAGTTTAGAAAAGGTAGAATATACATTTTGCTATTCACTGTAGCGCACTATAAGAGGGAAATATTGTTTCTCTTATTGGAGAAAGAACCATCGGGTTTTGTGCTCtctatatctttatttttatctttattcttAACATATtgaagaataatatttaaagaaagtatagaaagatgaataaaaattatgttagaGTTCGTAATGCAAAGATAGTagctacaaatatatatatatatgtgtattttgaataattaaaatagctaGTATTGTTGGAGATGTTATTAGGTAATTTGAGTAAATTTGTCAAGTTGTGattaatgtaataaaagaacTACTTGGGAAATGTCGTATATATCTTTTCCATTTAAGAAGTTTGAGTTGGAGGCAAACTAACATGAGTACTTTAAGAGACTACTTTTCCAGGATGATAGCTGACTTTCGCTGCCAATTGCAAAAGGATTTCGGGCCAACATTTTCAACCCCCCGAACCAGCATTCAGTGCCGGCACTTGCTATGTTTGGATCCATATCCAAAATTTTCAATGCTACATCTGTCCATAAAAATGGTACGTTAATTTGATGATTGTCAAAAGGTTGGTTAAGAAATGCTTAATTATAATATGATCGCtaatattcaataattaaaagTGGTAACTTCATCTAAGAAAAGTTAATTATAGTCAGAATATGTAAGGGCTTACCAAACATATCATTGTAAATAGTATACTCAAGGAGCTCAGTGCGTTTTCCATCACTCAAATGTTCAAGACCAGTCATAGCGAATAGATACGAGACCATGTTCGTATGTCCTTGATAAGCTGCAACAATGAGTGGTGTGTCTTCATTGACATCCTGGATCGATAGCAGTTTATTGTTCATTTCCACCAGCTGCTCAGCAATTCTGACGTTTCCTGATTGAGCAGTTGAGTGAAGGGCCGTAAATCCATATGTTGTTTTCAATTCCAAGTCCTCCGGAGTACTCAcgatcaatttcaacaattttgttaTAAAAGTGGTGTGTTGTGCAGCCGCCGCAATGTGAAGTGCTGTCGCTTGCTCTTTCGATATGGGAGCTCGAACATAGTGTGGGCATTTCTCAAGAAAGGCCTTAGCAGCCGGCCAATCACCTTTTATGGCAGCTTGAAGGAGGGGACGACACGGGCCACGACATTCATCTAATAATGTCCTTTTccctggaattttttttatttttagttttcaaaaaaagacCAAACGTATTAATTACAACGTAAGTTGTGAAAAATCGTGCCACTTGGATGCATGGAAAGATGTTGGATGAACTAATTTATCTCATTTCTTAGGGAATGTTTGGCAAGTGAGGGAACATAACAGAATAGTGGGAGAAGAATTTTTTAGTTAGGAAAAAGTGATaggatgtgatataaagtaaaatgaagttatatagaaaattgaaaaacatttgtattgtaatggatttttttatttgaataataataaaaaattattggtatgatataaaaaatgaaaaaaaagttgaaatgttttaatgttgattgttattaaaaaatataaaaatatttattgttttgacTATGCACGATTCTGCTCTGTATTGTAACTTGCCAAACATTGCCCTAATTACATATCTGGAACAAGTGAAatcttgtcttcttcttcttctttgtttatttgtgtTAGCACGCgtgtttgttatttttcttttgtttcatgatTTGTTATCCTAGTTTTTGGCCTACATGCAGAAGGTGCTTAATTAACACAACATTTTGGCTCATTTCAAAATGCAGTTTATGCAAGCTGGTAGAATGAAAATGGAACAAAGGACAGAGTTTTCCTTTAAACTTAATATATagtctataaaaatgtcatgtgtcttttgaaaatataaaaaatagatgTTTTTATAATAGAAAGGACAAagaatgaatttattaaaaaaataagggataattgcaccgttggtccctgtggtataccataattatttttcactccctatggtttaaaaagttcactggaggtcctcgtgatatgcaataattacaaatcgatccctgacgtcaaattctgttaaaatttttaacagattccgtcaaatgccacgtcagcgccacgtgtcgtcatcttattggtgacacgtggcgctgacatgtctaattttaataaaataatataaatttatta
This DNA window, taken from Alnus glutinosa chromosome 5, dhAlnGlut1.1, whole genome shotgun sequence, encodes the following:
- the LOC133867656 gene encoding ankyrin repeat-containing protein NPR4-like isoform X1, with the translated sequence MEEGAINTPDYGRQKAKVRIASERTSSIDQPRLSSTTECSPDSSSLRSTTSDAFASLDAGTFQSELVQANAGEPIPSEDYEPESVKICIGEPSPRKRTLLDECRGPCRPLLQAAIKGDWPAAKAFLEKCPHYVRAPISKEQATALHIAAAAQHTTFITKLLKLIVSTPEDLELKTTYGFTALHSTAQSGNVRIAEQLVEMNNKLLSIQDVNEDTPLIVAAYQGHTNMVSYLFAMTGLEHLSDGKRTELLEYTIYNDMFDVALKILDMDPNIASAGTECWFGGLKMLARNPFAIGSESQLSSWKSSLLKYSWFKGIYNKALMKTLAHQLVEELWKKVGIPDKQFSSNLVNYNMALIFEAAKVGNVEFLIILARSYPDLIWQQNKNKMSIFHIAILYRHESVFNLIFEIGADKDSLASYATLKTKENMLHLAGKLAPSDRLNIVSGAALQMQRELLWFKEIEKIVPRSYVNRKNSKGQTPKEIFRKAHKNLQKDGEKWMKDTSKYCMLVATLIAIVIFVAAFTVAGVSNQETGTPVFVRSNWFMVFFISDAITLCSSSTSIVIFLSILMSRYTEDDFLKSLPSKLMIGLATLFISMAGMMVAFSATFFLVYTSSRAWAPVVVITSASIPIISFVLLHSQLWVDTFLSTYKSKFLFRPYKHRLF
- the LOC133867656 gene encoding ankyrin repeat-containing protein NPR4-like isoform X3; its protein translation is MEEGAINTPDYGRQKAKVRIASERTSSIDQPRLSSTTECSPDSSSLRSTTSDAFASLDAGTFQSELVQANAGEPIPRKRTLLDECRGPCRPLLQAAIKGDWPAAKAFLEKCPHYVRAPISKEQATALHIAAAAQHTTFITKLLKLIVSTPEDLELKTTYGFTALHSTAQSGNVRIAEQLVEMNNKLLSIQDVNEDTPLIVAAYQGHTNMVSYLFAMTGLEHLSDGKRTELLEYTIYNDMFDVALKILDMDPNIASAGTECWFGGLKMLARNPFAIGSESQLSSWKSSLLKYSWFKGIYNKALMKTLAHQLVEELWKKVGIPDKQFSSNLVNYNMALIFEAAKVGNVEFLIILARSYPDLIWQQNKNKMSIFHIAILYRHESVFNLIFEIGADKDSLASYATLKTKENMLHLAGKLAPSDRLNIVSGAALQMQRELLWFKEIEKIVPRSYVNRKNSKGQTPKEIFRKAHKNLQKDGEKWMKDTSKYCMLVATLIAIVIFVAAFTVAGVSNQETGTPVFVRSNWFMVFFISDAITLCSSSTSIVIFLSILMSRYTEDDFLKSLPSKLMIGLATLFISMAGMMVAFSATFFLVYTSSRAWAPVVVITSASIPIISFVLLHSQLWVDTFLSTYKSKFLFRPYKHRLF
- the LOC133867656 gene encoding ankyrin repeat-containing protein NPR4-like isoform X2, with amino-acid sequence MEEGAINTPDYGRQKAKVRIASERTSSIDQPRLSSTTECSPDSSSLRSTTSDAFASLDAGTFQSELVQANAGEPIPSEDYEPESVKICIGEPSPRKRTLLDECRGPCRPLLQAAIKGDWPAAKAFLEKCPHYVRAPISKEQATALHIAAAAQHTTFITKLLKLIVSTPEDLELKTTYGFTALHSTAQSGNVRIAEQLVEMNNKLLSIQDVNEDTPLIVAAYQGHTNMVSYLFAMTGLEHLSDGKRTELLEYTIYNDMFDVALKILDMDPNIASAGTECWFGGLKMLARNPFAIGSESQLSSWKSSLLKYSWFKGIYNKALMKTLAHQLVEELWKKVGIPDKQFSSNLVNYNMALIFEAAKVGNVEFLIILARSYPDLIWQQNKNKMSIFHIAILYRHESVFNLIFEIGADKDSLASYATLKTKENMLHLAGKLAPSDRLNIVSGAALQMQRELLWFKIEKIVPRSYVNRKNSKGQTPKEIFRKAHKNLQKDGEKWMKDTSKYCMLVATLIAIVIFVAAFTVAGVSNQETGTPVFVRSNWFMVFFISDAITLCSSSTSIVIFLSILMSRYTEDDFLKSLPSKLMIGLATLFISMAGMMVAFSATFFLVYTSSRAWAPVVVITSASIPIISFVLLHSQLWVDTFLSTYKSKFLFRPYKHRLF